The Daucus carota subsp. sativus chromosome 7, DH1 v3.0, whole genome shotgun sequence genome window below encodes:
- the LOC108194012 gene encoding uncharacterized protein LOC108194012 isoform X1 encodes MAVETEATTASELALADTDINWDRLDKTRFHIIGAVLFSAQQALLHPTHVVKTRMQVASPNSIHKSGMAVFKHILKTDGIRGIFRGYGTSAVGALPGRVIALTSLEVSKDMMLKYTEALNMSEATRIGLSNGFGGMLSNLISCVYFVPLDVVSQRLIVQGLGGTTSCNGPVDVVRKVMKAEGFRGMYRGFGLTALTQSPASALWWGSYGAAQHIIWRSLGYRDDLEEKPSHMEMVTVQATAGMVAGACSSVITTPIDTIKTRLQVIDNFCVGRPSVMKTINTLLQEDGWWGFYRGFGPRFLNMSLYGTTMIVTYELIKRLSVKQR; translated from the exons ATGGCAGTTGAAACAGAGGCCACCACAGCCTCTGAACTGGCTCTCGCCGACACAGACATCAACTGGGACAG GTTGGACAAGACGAGGTTTCATATAATAGGAGCTGTTCTCTTCAGCGCACAACAAGCATTGCTGCATCCAACACATGTTGTAAAAACGAGAATGCAAGTTGCTAGTCCCAATTCAATTCATAAAAGTGGGATGGCAGTATTCAAACATATACTGAAAACGGATGGAATTCGTGGAATCTTCAGAGGATATGGCACTTCTGCTGTAGGTGCATTGCCTGGCAGAGTGATCGCTTTAACTTCACTTGAAGTGTCCAAAGATATGATGCTGAAATACACTGAAGCTCTCAATATGTCTGAAGCAACGCGAATAGGCCTTTCCAATGGGTTCGGGGGCATGCTATCGAATTTAATTTCGTGCGTATACTTTGTGCCTCTAGATGTG GTCTCTCAGAGACTAATAGTTCAAGGACTTGGAGGGACTACATCCTGCAATGGTCCAGTTGATGTCGTACGTAAGGTTATGAAGGCTGAAGGATTTCGAGGTATGTATAGGGGCTTTGGATTAACAGCCCTGACACAGTCTCCAGCATCTGCACTTTGGTGGGGCTCATACGGTGCTGCCCAGCACATCATTTGGAG gAGCTTGGGTTATAGAGATGATCTTGAGGAAAAACCTTCTCACATGGAGATGGTGACGGTTCAGGCTACAGCAGGAATGGTAGCTGGGGCTTGTTCATCAGTGATCACTACTCCTATAGACACCATAAAGACAAGACTTCAG GTTATTGACAATTTCTGTGTTGGAAGACCATCTGTCATGAAAACCATAAACACACTTCTCCAGGAAGATGGGTGGTGGGGATTCTATAGGGGGTTTGGACCTCGATTCCTGAACATGTCACTCTACGGAACTACCATGATTGTAACATACGAACTAATAA AGAGATTATCGGTGAAGCAAAGATGA
- the LOC108194012 gene encoding uncharacterized protein LOC108194012 isoform X2, whose product MNCRLDKTRFHIIGAVLFSAQQALLHPTHVVKTRMQVASPNSIHKSGMAVFKHILKTDGIRGIFRGYGTSAVGALPGRVIALTSLEVSKDMMLKYTEALNMSEATRIGLSNGFGGMLSNLISCVYFVPLDVVSQRLIVQGLGGTTSCNGPVDVVRKVMKAEGFRGMYRGFGLTALTQSPASALWWGSYGAAQHIIWRSLGYRDDLEEKPSHMEMVTVQATAGMVAGACSSVITTPIDTIKTRLQVIDNFCVGRPSVMKTINTLLQEDGWWGFYRGFGPRFLNMSLYGTTMIVTYELIKRLSVKQR is encoded by the exons ATGAACTGTAGGTTGGACAAGACGAGGTTTCATATAATAGGAGCTGTTCTCTTCAGCGCACAACAAGCATTGCTGCATCCAACACATGTTGTAAAAACGAGAATGCAAGTTGCTAGTCCCAATTCAATTCATAAAAGTGGGATGGCAGTATTCAAACATATACTGAAAACGGATGGAATTCGTGGAATCTTCAGAGGATATGGCACTTCTGCTGTAGGTGCATTGCCTGGCAGAGTGATCGCTTTAACTTCACTTGAAGTGTCCAAAGATATGATGCTGAAATACACTGAAGCTCTCAATATGTCTGAAGCAACGCGAATAGGCCTTTCCAATGGGTTCGGGGGCATGCTATCGAATTTAATTTCGTGCGTATACTTTGTGCCTCTAGATGTG GTCTCTCAGAGACTAATAGTTCAAGGACTTGGAGGGACTACATCCTGCAATGGTCCAGTTGATGTCGTACGTAAGGTTATGAAGGCTGAAGGATTTCGAGGTATGTATAGGGGCTTTGGATTAACAGCCCTGACACAGTCTCCAGCATCTGCACTTTGGTGGGGCTCATACGGTGCTGCCCAGCACATCATTTGGAG gAGCTTGGGTTATAGAGATGATCTTGAGGAAAAACCTTCTCACATGGAGATGGTGACGGTTCAGGCTACAGCAGGAATGGTAGCTGGGGCTTGTTCATCAGTGATCACTACTCCTATAGACACCATAAAGACAAGACTTCAG GTTATTGACAATTTCTGTGTTGGAAGACCATCTGTCATGAAAACCATAAACACACTTCTCCAGGAAGATGGGTGGTGGGGATTCTATAGGGGGTTTGGACCTCGATTCCTGAACATGTCACTCTACGGAACTACCATGATTGTAACATACGAACTAATAA AGAGATTATCGGTGAAGCAAAGATGA
- the LOC108194011 gene encoding inositol transporter 4 has protein sequence MVEGGAVTKPDKTEFSECWRTSWQTPYIMKMALSAGIGGLLFGYDTGVISGALLYIREDFRSVDRKTWLQETIVSMAVAGAIIGAAVGGWINDRFGRKISLLLGDLLFFVGAVVMASAPFPGMIIVGRIFVGFGVGMASMTAPLYISEASPHRIRGALVSTNGLLITGGQFLSYLINLAFTHVKGTWRWMLGVAGIPALVQFVLMLGLPESPRWLFINDKEEEAREILARIYPEDEVEGEMEALRASVESEREMKESEGNLLQRLKDAWGNKVVRRGLYAGVTVQVAQQFVGINTVMYYSPTIVQYAGYASNKTALALSLVTSGLNAVGSVISMFCVDKYGRRKLMIISMFGIIVCLVILSAIFFRAASTSPSVSTFESESFGKNSTCPAYVDAPDPSSWDCTKCLEYSGCAFCSNKQGKYKTGACLDLNDDVRDSCRSEKRTWYTKGCPSKIGFAAIIFLGLYILFFSPGMGTVPWVINSEIYPLKYRGLGGGIAAVANWCSNLLVSETFLTLTTALGSSGTFLLFAGFSIIGLVGIFFLVPETKGLSFEEVEKLLKKGYSPFRKHEDKDDD, from the exons ATGGTGGAAGGGGGGGCGGTGACTAAACCTGATAAGACAGAGTTTAGTGAATGTTGGAGAACGTCATGGCAAACACCGTATATCATGAAGATGGCTTTATCGGCTGGCATCGGTGGTCTCCTTTTTGGCTACGACACAG GAGTCATTTCCGGTGCACTTCTCTACATTCGTGAAGATTTCAGGTCTGTCGACAGGAAGACATGGCTGCAG GAAACCATTGTCAGCATGGCTGTCGCTGGAGCCATCATTGGTGCTGCAGTAGGTGGATGGATTAATGATAGGTTTGGTAGGAAAATATCACTTTTGTTGGGTGATTTGCTGTTCTTTGTTGGTGCTGTAGTTATGGCATCGGCTCCATTCCCGGGAATGATCATTGTTGGACGAATATTTGTGGGGTTTGGAGTTGGAATGGCTTCCATGACTGCACCTTTGTACATTTCAGAAGCTTCCCCTCATAGAATCAGAGGTGCCCTTGTTAGCACAAACGGTTTGCTGATCACCGGAGGCCAGTTCTTGTCGTATCTCATTAATCTTGCTTTCACCCAT GTAAAAGGAACCTGGCGTTGGATGCTTGGCGTTGCAGGAATTCCTGCCCTTGTTCAGTTTGTGCTAATGTTGGGCCTCCCTGAGTCTCCCAGATGGCTGTTCATAAAT GACAAGGAAGAGGAAGCTCGTGAAATCTTAGCAAGGATCTACCCTGAAGACGAAGTAGAAGGAGAGATGGAAGCACTACGCGCTTCTGTTGAATCTGAAAGGGAAATGAAGGAGTCAGAAGGAAATCTGCTGCAGCGGCTGAAGGATGCTTGGGGTAATAAAGTTGTTAGAAGAGGACTCTATGCTGGTGTTACCGTTCAAGTTGCTCAGCAATTTGTAGGCATTAACACAGTAATGTATTATAGTCCTACCATAGTTCAGTATGCAGGATATGCTTCGAACAAGACAGCTTTAGCTCTGTCTCTTGTAACATCTGGTCTCAACGCTGTTGGATCCGTCATCAGCATGTTTTGCGTAGATAAGTATGGGAGGAGGAAGCTGATGATCATATCTATGTTTGGTATTATTGTTTGCCTGGTGATACTATCTGCTATCTTCTTCCGCGCTGCTTCCACCTCACCATCTGTAAGTACTTTTGAGTCTGAAAGTTTTGGGAAGAACTCTACTTGTCCGGCCTACGTGGATGCACCAGATCCATCATCCTGGGACTGCACGAAATGCCTGGAATACTCGGGTTGTGCTTTCTGTTCAAATAAGCAGGGTAAG TATAAAACCGGAGCTTGTCTGGACCTCAATGATGATGTAAGGGACTCCTGTCGATCTGAGAAAAGAACGTGGTACACGAAGGGCTGTCCGAGCAAGATAGGATTCGCTGCAATCATATTCTTGGGACTTTACATTTTGTTTTTCTCTCCCGGAATGGGGACAGTGCCTTGGGTTATAAACTCCGAAATCTATCCACTGAAATACAGAGGCCTTGGTGGAGGAATAGCTGCAGTTGCTAACTGGTGTTCAAATCTCCTTGTGAGCGAGACATTCTTGACACTGACTACAGCTCTCGGCTCTTCTGGAACTTTTCTCCTCTTTGCTGGTTTTTCGATCATCGGGCTGGTGGGAATATTTTTCCTGGTACCAGAAACTAAAGGTCTGTCATTTGAGGAGGTTGAGAAGCTGCTTAAAAAAGGGTATTCTCCTTTCAGGAAACATGAAGACAAAGATGATGATTGA